A window of Caldicellulosiruptoraceae bacterium PP1 contains these coding sequences:
- a CDS encoding response regulator, whose translation MYRVLLVEDEIFVREGIKSLIDWGSIGFSICGEASHGKEALKILQKESFDVIITDIKMPEMNGLELIEEINKRFSQIPKIIIISGYNEFEFARTALKYNVKNYILKPLDELEIIETMKKVSDEINKDKQEKVQNDKYRLLNKNNEFLKYLEKSDSIDINYLLDNDFRKDKNNLVMLSKVNKNDKYDIDNLLYNLVYNLKQAEKGNINLDIFCDHNLNIYFFAKSKTLNNLQIIEKIYRYLTNNIQEDITIIYETIDDISKIRNTCNKLLKLLDYLCFYEKTGIFNSNEINCFIQIAKLDEKSLINNTIKNIEQNNVSKIKEDVTLFIDKCFQEKISIEVIRGYINLVIIELLEYFQIYDFELDEFLAVFDEKSSKKKVINTLNDLCLKILEIYKNQIQNSNNAIIKKIERYINENFSKDITIKEMSREFYMNPIYLGQLFKKQFGMNFNKYLHTIRVEMAKRMLTNSNKKVYEIAKEVGYKDPEYFSMKFEEVTGMTPSNYRNQKTR comes from the coding sequence ATGTATAGGGTGCTGCTTGTTGAAGACGAAATCTTTGTAAGAGAAGGTATTAAAAGCTTAATAGATTGGGGAAGTATTGGTTTTTCAATTTGTGGTGAGGCTTCTCATGGGAAAGAAGCACTTAAAATTCTTCAAAAAGAATCTTTCGATGTTATTATTACAGATATCAAAATGCCTGAAATGAATGGTTTAGAATTAATAGAAGAGATAAATAAAAGATTTTCTCAGATACCTAAAATTATTATAATAAGTGGTTATAATGAATTCGAATTCGCTAGAACAGCTTTGAAATATAATGTTAAAAACTACATTTTAAAGCCTTTAGATGAATTAGAAATTATCGAGACCATGAAAAAAGTAAGTGATGAAATTAATAAAGATAAACAAGAGAAAGTGCAAAACGATAAATATCGTTTATTAAACAAGAACAATGAATTTCTAAAGTATTTAGAAAAATCAGATTCTATTGATATTAATTATTTACTTGATAATGATTTTAGAAAAGATAAAAACAACTTGGTTATGCTTTCGAAGGTTAATAAAAATGATAAATATGATATTGATAACCTTCTTTATAATTTAGTATACAATTTAAAACAAGCTGAAAAAGGTAATATAAATCTTGATATTTTCTGTGATCATAATTTAAATATATACTTTTTTGCAAAAAGCAAAACACTTAATAATTTGCAAATAATAGAAAAAATTTATCGATATTTAACTAACAATATACAAGAAGATATTACAATTATATACGAAACAATAGATGATATATCAAAAATAAGAAACACATGTAACAAACTTTTAAAGCTTTTAGATTATCTATGCTTTTATGAAAAAACTGGAATATTCAATAGTAATGAAATTAATTGCTTTATCCAAATTGCTAAGTTAGATGAAAAAAGTTTAATAAATAATACAATAAAAAATATAGAACAAAATAATGTTTCAAAAATTAAAGAAGATGTAACTTTATTTATAGATAAATGTTTTCAAGAAAAGATATCCATAGAGGTAATAAGAGGATATATTAACTTGGTAATAATTGAGCTTTTAGAATATTTTCAGATATACGATTTTGAACTTGATGAATTCTTAGCTGTTTTTGATGAAAAATCCTCAAAAAAGAAAGTGATAAATACTTTAAATGATCTGTGTTTAAAGATACTTGAAATTTATAAAAATCAAATTCAAAATTCAAATAATGCTATTATAAAGAAAATAGAAAGATATATAAATGAAAACTTTTCAAAAGATATTACAATAAAAGAAATGTCAAGAGAATTTTATATGAACCCAATTTATCTTGGCCAGCTTTTTAAAAAACAATTTGGTATGAATTTCAATAAATATCTACATACTATACGTGTTGAAATGGCAAAGAGAATGCTTACTAATTCAAATAAAAAGGTATATGAAATTGCTAAAGAGGTTGGGTATAAGGATCCTGAATACTTTTCTATGAAGTTTGAAGAAGTAACAGGTATGACGCCTTCCAACTATAGAAATCAAAAAACAAGATGA